The following DNA comes from Candidatus Dadabacteria bacterium.
TGGTGAAGAAATGGAGTTTTTTCTGATAAAGGATAATATCGCCGACGTCGAGTCGGATTCAGTTGTTTTTTTCTGTTATGAGGGGCAGAGGCTTCCAGCTGCCGCTAGAAAAATCGATAGTAAACTCGGAGGATTCCTTTCAGACAAAGTGAAGTCGTCTGATTTTAAAGGTGCTTTCGGAAAAACGGTTGTAGTTGATACCCCGGGCGATTTCAATACGAAAACAGTCGTTCTCCTTGGGCTTGGGAAAAAAGAAAATTTCGGGGCACTTGAGGCTTTTCGCGCCGCAAATATTGCGGTTGCAAGAACCGGCCAGCATTCCCGCACCGTCTCCGTTGATTTTTCCAACGTGGATAGGGAGTTTCTTAAGGTTTTTCTCGAGGGCATGGCTTGCGGGACCTATGAATACGGGAAGTTTAAATCTTCCGGAAGAAGGAAGAACCGGATAGAGGAAGTGTGTATAGCGTCAAGGAGGATTTCGGCCAATTATTTCAGCGGTGAGGCCGCATATGCCAGCGCTGTTTCAAGTAGCGTAGCTTTTTCAAGGGATCTTGTTAACGATCCTCCGAATATCCTTACCCCCTCGATTCTCGCAGAACATGCTCTTTCGATTTCCGAAGGATCAGAACATATCAATTGCAAGGTCCTTGATAGGGATGAGATAAGACAAATGGGAATGGGAGGACTCTCAGCGGTTTCCTTTGGAAGTAGTGAGCCCCCGAGGTTCATACACCTTTCCTACTCACCTCCCGTAAAATCCCGCAAAAAAGTTGCTATCGTGGGCAAGGGTATAACTTTTGATTCGGGAGGTCTGTGCCTTAAGCCCGCAGACAGCATGAGAACGATGAAAATGGATATGTCGGGTGCGGCGGTAGTACTAGGGACCATGAAAGCGCTCGGGGAACTGACTCCCAGCGTTAACGTTCACGGAATTGTCCCGGCCACCGAAAATATGACCGGCGCTTCTGCCTACAAACCGGATGATGTGGTAACAGCTCTTAAC
Coding sequences within:
- a CDS encoding leucyl aminopeptidase; the encoded protein is MEFFLIKDNIADVESDSVVFFCYEGQRLPAAARKIDSKLGGFLSDKVKSSDFKGAFGKTVVVDTPGDFNTKTVVLLGLGKKENFGALEAFRAANIAVARTGQHSRTVSVDFSNVDREFLKVFLEGMACGTYEYGKFKSSGRRKNRIEEVCIASRRISANYFSGEAAYASAVSSSVAFSRDLVNDPPNILTPSILAEHALSISEGSEHINCKVLDRDEIRQMGMGGLSAVSFGSSEPPRFIHLSYSPPVKSRKKVAIVGKGITFDSGGLCLKPADSMRTMKMDMSGAAVVLGTMKALGELTPSVNVHGIVPATENMTGASAYKPDDVVTALNGKTIEIINTDAEGRVALSDALSYAVRLGVSEIVDLATLTGACIVGLGLHNAGVMGNNANLVKSILGSADDVGEKMWELPLDAELREEIRSRVADVKNVGSRWGGAITAALFLENFVSDVPWVHIDIAGPSYVEKSSEWYQYGATGFGVRTIVNYLMKR